One Cicer arietinum cultivar CDC Frontier isolate Library 1 chromosome 8, Cicar.CDCFrontier_v2.0, whole genome shotgun sequence DNA segment encodes these proteins:
- the LOC101508021 gene encoding S-type anion channel SLAH2-like, translated as MENHMTLEIIEQSSPGTPPLIKFISSNEVDGFDDTFHSQFPSPNRKETEAASPTCQQDEPLVINHQRKASVSISMPLTSSEDIQLQPLKSNKKVFFSGETIIKDSTVPITFKVPQTQSSGKPPKQSKCYSQPMPPKGHNQPGIKMFRDKRFDSFKTFSGALERQLSILRGKEHVGGNSQNDNNTARNIDRALPVDRYFDALEGPELETLKSSEEIMLPHDKKWPFLLRFPISSFGICLGVSSQAILWKTLATSPSTTFLHISPKINLILWCISMVLVATVFTVYLLKIIFYFEAVRREYYHPIRVNFFFAPWIALLFLALGVPPSVIENLHHSLWYILMVPVFFLELKIYGQWMSGGQRRLSKVANPSNHLSIVGNFVGALLGATMGLKEGPIFFFAIGLAHYIVLFVTLYQRLPTNETLPKELHPVFFLFVAAPSVASMAWAKIQGSFDNGSRIAYFIAIFLYFSLAVRINFFRGFKFSLAWWAYTFPMTGAAIATIRYSNQVPNSVTRTLCVVLALISTFTVTTLFASTILHAFVFRDLFPNDIAIAISDRKRKPHKNWLGFRYGSQDSKEIENYLKFVNTEENSLDDSKTPPSSGGTDNSPF; from the exons ATGGAAAATCACATGACCCTTGAAATCATAGAACAATCCTCTCCAGGAACACCACCACTAATTAAGTTTATATCATCAAATGAAGTTgatggttttgatgatacttttCACTCTCAATTTCCCAGCCCAAATCGCAAA GAAACTGAAGCAGCCTCACCTACATGCCAACAAGATGAACCTTTAGTGATAAATCATCAAAGAAAGGCTTCTGTTTCTATAAGCATGCCACTTACTTCTTCTGAAGATATTCAACTTCAGCCACTAAAATCCAATAAGAAAGTTTTCTTTAGTGGAGAAACTATTATCAAAGATAGTACTGTTCCTATTACCTTTAAAGTACCACAAACTCAAAGTTCTGGTAAGCCTCCAAAACAATCAAAATGTTACTCTCAACCAATGCCTCCAAAGGGTCATAATCAACCTGGAATCAAAATGTTTAGGGATAAGAGATTTGATTCCTTTAAAACATTTTCTGGTGCACTTGAGAGACAGTTATCGATTCTTCGCGGAAAGGAACATGTTGGAGGGAATTCACAAAATGATAACAACACTGCAAGGAACATTGATAGGGCTTTACCTGTTGATAGGTATTTTGATGCATTGGAAGGTCCTGAATTAGAAACTCTTAAG TCTTCAGAAGAGATAATGCTACCTCATGACAAGAAATGGCCGTTTCTTCTTCGGTTTCCCATTTCATCGTTCGGTATATGCCTCGGAGTTAGCAGCCAAGCAATACTATGGAAAACATTAGCAACATCTCCTTCAACAACATTTCTTCACATAAGTCCCAAAATAAATCTAATCTTATGGTGCATCTCAATGGTACTTGTTGCTACCGTTTTTACAGTCTATCTTCTCAAAATCATTTTCTACTTCGAAGCTGTTCGTCGGGAATACTACCATCCGATTCGTGTTAACTTCTTCTTCGCGCCATGGATAGCTCTCTTGTTTTTAGCACTTGGTGTTCCACCATCTGTTATAGAAAACCTCCATCATTCTCTATGGTACATTCTAATGGTACCAGTGTTTTTCCTTGAGCTGAAGATTTACGGACAGTGGATGTCGGGCGGACAAAGGAGGCTGTCAAAGGTAGCAAACCCTTCAAATcatttatcaattgttggaAATTTTGTAGGTGCATTACTTGGTGCAACTATGGGACTAAAAGAAGGGCCTATTTTCTTCTTTGCTATTGGACTTGCTCATTACATTGTGTTGTTTGTGACTCTTTATCAAAGACTTCCAACTAATGAGACATTACCTAAAGAGTTGCATCCTGTGTTCTTTCTGTTTGTGGCTGCACCTAGTGTTGCTTCAATGGCTTGGGCTAAGATTCAAGGTTCCTTTGATAATGGATCAAGGATTGCTTATTTCATTGCAATTTTCCTTTATTTCTCACTG GCTGTCAGGATCAATTTCTTCAGAGGATTCAA ATTCTCTCTTGCATGGTGGGCTTATACTTTTCCAATGACAGGTGCAGCAATAGCAACCATAAGATACTCAAACCAAGTCCCAAATAGTGTTACTAGGACACTTTGTGTTGTGTTGGCTCTCATCTCCACATTCACAGTCACAACACTTTTTGCATCAACTATATTGCATGCATTTGTGTTTAGAGACCTTTTCCCTAATGACATTGCCATTGCAATAAGTGATAGAAAGAGGAAACCACATAAGAACTGGTTAGGTTTTAGATATGGAAGTCAAGACTCTAAAGAGATTGAAAATTACTTGAAGTTTGTCAACACTGAGGAAAATAGTTTGGATGATTCTAAAACACCACCATCCTCTGGTGGCACAGATAATTCACCATTCTAA